One window of Microbacterium sp. Root61 genomic DNA carries:
- the mraY gene encoding phospho-N-acetylmuramoyl-pentapeptide-transferase has product MRSLLTAAAISLAFTLFLTPVFVRLFRQWGWGQVIRTPEDIRNPSHSAKRGTPTMGGTIFIVGTIIGYLVGSYTGNNPPTISGWLVVWMMVGFGVVGFIDDYMKVRSQRSLGLSGWRKVAGQIMVTVPFAVVALNFPDALGQTPASPYVSVFRDVPWLYFLALGPILGWIVYLAWVSFIGVAFSNSTNVTDGLDGLAAGAGIFVTGAYSLIAFWQFNQVCGADALPGCYPTRDPFDLAIVSASFVGALVGFLWWNAPKAKIFMGDVGSMAIGGVIAAMAILTRTEILAVLVAGVYVIGPGSVILQRLYFKITRGKRLFLMSPFHHHLEMRGWSEITIVVRMWIIAGLLAVSGIGFFYVEWLSQT; this is encoded by the coding sequence GTGAGATCCCTCCTTACTGCAGCGGCGATCTCTTTGGCCTTCACGCTGTTCTTGACGCCCGTGTTCGTGCGTCTGTTCCGCCAGTGGGGCTGGGGTCAGGTCATCCGTACGCCGGAAGACATCCGCAACCCCTCGCACAGTGCGAAGCGCGGCACGCCCACCATGGGCGGGACGATCTTCATCGTCGGCACGATCATCGGCTATCTGGTCGGCAGCTACACCGGCAACAACCCGCCGACGATCTCGGGCTGGCTCGTCGTGTGGATGATGGTCGGCTTCGGCGTCGTCGGGTTCATCGACGACTACATGAAGGTGCGCAGTCAGCGCAGCCTCGGGCTGAGCGGATGGCGCAAGGTCGCCGGTCAGATCATGGTGACCGTGCCGTTCGCGGTGGTCGCCCTCAACTTCCCGGACGCGCTGGGCCAGACGCCCGCGTCGCCGTATGTCTCGGTGTTCCGCGACGTGCCGTGGCTGTACTTCCTGGCGCTCGGCCCGATCCTCGGCTGGATCGTCTACCTCGCGTGGGTCTCCTTCATCGGCGTCGCGTTCTCCAACAGCACGAACGTCACCGACGGCCTCGACGGTCTCGCGGCGGGCGCGGGCATCTTCGTGACCGGCGCCTACAGCCTCATCGCCTTCTGGCAGTTCAACCAGGTCTGCGGCGCCGACGCCCTGCCCGGCTGCTATCCCACGCGGGATCCATTCGACCTCGCGATCGTCTCGGCATCCTTCGTCGGCGCCCTGGTCGGGTTCCTGTGGTGGAACGCGCCGAAGGCGAAGATCTTCATGGGCGATGTCGGCTCGATGGCGATCGGCGGCGTCATCGCGGCCATGGCGATCCTCACCCGCACCGAGATCCTGGCCGTTCTGGTCGCCGGCGTCTACGTCATCGGCCCCGGATCCGTCATCCTGCAGCGGCTGTACTTCAAGATCACCCGCGGCAAGCGATTGTTCCTGATGAGTCCGTTCCACCACCATCTCGAGATGCGCGGCTGGTCGGAGATCACGATCGTCGTGCGGATGTGGATCATCGCCGGCCTGCTCGCCGTGTCGGGCATCGGATTCTTCTACGTGGAATGGCTCTCACAGACATGA
- the murD gene encoding UDP-N-acetylmuramoyl-L-alanine--D-glutamate ligase — protein MTAARLDELTSWYADWTGLRVAVLGLSVTGFSVADTLAELGADVLVVTEGADEEYARLLPVIGVRLWTGSLDSVPEELRAFDPEVVVASPGFAPRHPIVSWTRESDIALWGDIELAWRVRDKVVRADGAPADWVLITGTNGKTTTTRLAATMMVAGGLRAVPCGNIGVPVLDAVRDPSGFDVFVVELSSHQLWYLSLQTGPEPLSPHASVCLNLADDHLEWHGSFEGYRDAKATVYAHTRVACVYNKADVATLRMVEEAEVVDGARAIGFDLGTPGPSDLGIVDGLLIDRAFLEDRHKSALELTTLQDLAAHGLAAPHIVANILAAGALARSLGVEPIAIRDALREFRLDPHRIEVVGVAAGVTWVDDSKATNPHAADSSLSAYPGAVWVVGGLLKGVDITDLVAGRGSRVKAVIVIGVDREPIRAAFARHAPEVPLFEVDHAETGEVMARVVELAAEVARDGDVVLLAPAAASFDQFDSYGDRGRKFAAAVQEWIGRGTDGNDTDAPRTGA, from the coding sequence ATGACCGCTGCTCGCCTCGACGAGTTGACGAGCTGGTACGCCGACTGGACCGGCCTTCGGGTCGCGGTGCTGGGCCTGTCGGTGACGGGGTTCTCCGTCGCCGACACGCTCGCCGAACTCGGCGCCGACGTCCTGGTCGTGACCGAGGGCGCCGACGAGGAGTACGCACGACTGCTGCCTGTGATCGGCGTGCGCCTGTGGACCGGCAGCCTGGACTCCGTGCCCGAAGAGCTGCGCGCGTTCGACCCCGAGGTCGTCGTGGCCTCGCCGGGATTCGCGCCGCGGCATCCGATCGTCTCCTGGACCCGGGAGTCCGACATCGCCCTGTGGGGCGACATCGAGCTCGCGTGGCGGGTGCGCGACAAGGTCGTGCGCGCCGACGGCGCGCCGGCGGACTGGGTGCTCATCACCGGCACGAACGGCAAGACCACCACCACGCGGCTGGCCGCGACGATGATGGTCGCGGGCGGACTGCGCGCGGTGCCGTGCGGCAACATCGGCGTGCCGGTGCTGGACGCCGTGCGCGATCCGTCCGGCTTCGACGTGTTCGTGGTCGAGCTTTCCAGCCACCAGCTCTGGTATCTGTCGCTGCAGACCGGCCCCGAACCCCTCTCACCGCACGCGAGCGTGTGCCTGAACCTCGCCGACGACCACCTCGAGTGGCACGGCTCGTTCGAGGGGTACCGCGACGCGAAGGCGACCGTCTACGCCCACACGCGGGTCGCCTGCGTGTACAACAAAGCGGATGTCGCGACGCTGCGCATGGTCGAGGAGGCCGAGGTCGTCGACGGCGCCCGCGCCATCGGATTCGACCTGGGCACGCCGGGGCCGAGCGACCTCGGCATCGTCGACGGACTGCTGATCGACCGCGCGTTCCTCGAGGACCGCCACAAGAGCGCGCTCGAGCTGACCACGCTGCAAGATCTTGCGGCGCACGGCCTGGCCGCGCCGCACATCGTCGCGAACATCCTCGCCGCCGGCGCGTTGGCGCGTTCGCTCGGTGTGGAGCCGATCGCGATCCGCGACGCCCTGCGCGAGTTCCGCCTCGACCCGCACCGCATCGAGGTCGTCGGAGTCGCCGCCGGGGTGACCTGGGTCGATGACTCCAAGGCCACCAACCCGCACGCGGCCGACTCGTCGCTGTCCGCTTACCCCGGCGCCGTCTGGGTCGTGGGTGGCCTGCTGAAGGGCGTCGACATCACCGATCTCGTCGCGGGCCGGGGGAGCCGGGTCAAGGCCGTGATCGTGATCGGCGTGGACCGGGAGCCGATTCGGGCGGCGTTCGCACGACACGCGCCCGAGGTGCCCCTGTTCGAGGTCGACCACGCTGAGACTGGAGAGGTCATGGCGCGGGTCGTCGAGTTGGCTGCCGAGGTCGCCCGTGACGGGGACGTGGTTCTGCTCGCCCCCGCCGCGGCATCCTTCGATCAGTTCGACTCCTACGGCGATCGGGGCCGGAAGTTCGCCGCCGCAGTGCAGGAATGGATCGGAAGGGGGACCGATGGCAACGACACGGACGCCCCCCGTACCGGCGCCTGA